A genome region from Myxococcales bacterium includes the following:
- a CDS encoding glutamate--cysteine ligase, protein MHLVDESDAVPLANVDELVAYFRDAEKPRAAWRVGSEHELIGVRARGPAAGTAPAYDGADGIGAVLAGFAARGWTPVEEGGHVIALTRGDDQITIEPGGQLELASRPLADDRQLVTALAEHQATLAEISRPLGLAWLAIGFRPFGTRAEVPWMPKHRYDFMRAYMPTVGSRGLEMMQRTTTVQANFDWSDEVDAAAKLRCLLGVSSILTALFASSPIVDGKVSGFQSYRAHIWRDTDNARAGLLRFAFERDDVYRAYVEWALDVPMYFLYRGGYRTVTDLTFRRFLREGYDGARATNADWALHLSTLFPDARMKRYLEVRGCDCGSFPMVAALAPLCRGLLYDTDARAAAIALTAGLDWDARQELAELVPRAGLATPVGGTTVGVLARELVTIAAAGLARQAPDAVDLLRPLVAIAETGRTEADHIIDVWQATGGEPEATIARLAHPGLDGT, encoded by the coding sequence GTGCACCTCGTCGACGAATCGGACGCCGTCCCCCTGGCCAACGTCGACGAGCTCGTCGCCTACTTCCGCGACGCCGAGAAGCCGCGTGCGGCCTGGCGGGTCGGCAGCGAGCACGAGCTGATCGGTGTCCGGGCCCGGGGCCCCGCGGCCGGCACGGCGCCCGCGTACGACGGCGCCGACGGGATCGGCGCGGTCCTCGCCGGGTTCGCGGCCCGGGGCTGGACGCCGGTCGAGGAGGGCGGCCACGTGATCGCGCTCACCCGCGGCGACGATCAGATCACGATCGAGCCCGGCGGCCAGCTCGAGCTGGCGTCGCGGCCGCTGGCCGATGACCGGCAGCTCGTGACCGCGCTGGCTGAGCATCAGGCGACGTTGGCCGAGATCAGCCGGCCGCTGGGCCTGGCCTGGCTGGCGATCGGGTTCCGGCCGTTCGGCACCCGTGCCGAGGTGCCCTGGATGCCCAAGCACCGCTACGACTTCATGCGCGCGTACATGCCGACGGTGGGCAGCCGCGGTCTCGAGATGATGCAGCGCACGACCACGGTCCAGGCCAACTTCGACTGGTCGGACGAGGTCGACGCCGCGGCCAAGCTCCGCTGCCTGCTGGGCGTGTCGTCGATCCTGACCGCGCTGTTCGCGTCGTCGCCGATCGTCGACGGCAAGGTGTCCGGCTTCCAGAGCTACCGCGCCCACATCTGGCGCGACACCGACAACGCCCGCGCCGGGCTGCTGCGGTTCGCGTTCGAGCGCGACGACGTCTACCGGGCCTACGTCGAGTGGGCGCTCGACGTGCCGATGTACTTCCTGTATCGCGGCGGCTACCGCACGGTGACCGACCTGACCTTCCGGCGGTTCCTGCGCGAGGGCTACGACGGCGCGCGCGCCACCAACGCCGACTGGGCCCTGCACTTGTCGACGCTGTTCCCCGACGCGCGCATGAAGCGGTACCTCGAGGTGCGCGGCTGCGACTGCGGCTCGTTCCCGATGGTCGCGGCGCTGGCGCCGCTGTGCCGCGGCCTCCTGTACGACACCGACGCGCGCGCGGCCGCGATCGCGCTGACCGCGGGCCTCGACTGGGACGCTCGCCAGGAGCTGGCCGAGCTGGTGCCGCGCGCCGGGCTGGCGACGCCGGTCGGCGGCACCACCGTCGGCGTGCTCGCGCGCGAGCTGGTCACGATCGCGGCCGCGGGGCTGGCGCGCCAGGCCCCAGACGCGGTCGACCTCCTGCGGCCACTGGTCGCGATCGCCGAGACCGGTCGGACCGAGGCCGACCACATCATCGACGTGTGGCAGGCCACCGGCGGCGAGCCCGAGGCGACGATCGCCCGGCTGGCGCACCCCGGCCTCGACGGCACCTGA
- the pyrE gene encoding orotate phosphoribosyltransferase codes for MFSEPAFAHGRDRLLALLRQHAFAEREVVLASGQRSNFYVDCKRVSLDAEGAFWIGLLIRRVIDELVPDAGAVGGLTLGADPIATAIAVASYQAARPLHAFIVRKEPKGHGTGQWLEAAARLDPARPVVIIEDVVTTGGSTIKAIERATASGLTVAAVVALVDRLEGGRAAVEAHAPMCALFDRRDFLP; via the coding sequence GTGTTCTCCGAGCCGGCGTTCGCCCACGGGCGCGACCGCCTCCTCGCGCTCCTGCGCCAGCACGCCTTCGCCGAGCGCGAGGTGGTGCTGGCCTCGGGTCAGCGCTCCAACTTCTACGTCGACTGCAAGCGGGTCAGCCTCGACGCCGAGGGCGCGTTCTGGATCGGCCTCTTGATCCGACGCGTCATCGACGAGCTGGTGCCGGACGCCGGCGCGGTCGGCGGCCTGACGCTGGGCGCCGACCCCATCGCCACCGCGATCGCGGTCGCCAGCTACCAGGCGGCGCGCCCGCTGCATGCCTTCATCGTGCGCAAGGAGCCCAAGGGCCACGGCACCGGTCAGTGGCTCGAGGCCGCGGCGCGCCTCGACCCCGCGCGCCCGGTGGTGATCATCGAGGACGTCGTCACCACCGGCGGCTCGACGATCAAGGCGATCGAGCGCGCCACCGCCAGCGGGCTCACGGTGGCGGCGGTCGTGGCCCTGGTCGATCGGCTCGAGGGCGGCCGGGCCGCGGTCGAGGCCCACGCGCCGATGTGCGCGCTGTTCGATCGCCGGGACTTCCTGCCGTGA